In one window of Ignavibacteriota bacterium DNA:
- a CDS encoding cyclic nucleotide-binding domain-containing protein, translated as MNMQDASLINKIRYNVLFESASEEILQKLLPNLNEMQFAAGQVVFEDGSEGDSMYLILSGSVKICKVTKMNEEVVLGILHAGDFFGELEMLDTRPRSARVSVMSDSKIAVLNRKDFNVLLDTCPAFAYNLLRMMSLRLRTSNQSFLLQGEHYSQETLYRLDKMHKLIEASKIVNSSLDLQKLLSNILQTATGTTAADRGTLFIIDEIKKELWSKVLQGESTVEIRLPIGKGIAGFVAATGETINIPDAYADSRFNPEVDKATGYRTKTILCMPMKNKDGKIIGVFQLLNKANATFSKEDEEFIDALSIHASIAIENAQLAQQMVQSERLSAVGQMASTIIHDIKNPMGTLRVYAQVIKKKSIDDETKKMADEMISQVDRFVKMTQEILDFTRGVSSMNIQECEFSEVMDAVLLFIAKDLTKRNVQLVQNTEFKGMVQVDQDKLMRVFYNIAGNAADAMPNGGTLTVNTFEKNKQIAIEFVDTGTGMPEEVKAKIFEPFMTFGKKHGTGLGMAIVKKIIDDHHGKIEIDSEMGKGTTIRIMLPTDAS; from the coding sequence ATGAATATGCAAGACGCATCGCTTATAAATAAAATCAGGTACAACGTTCTGTTCGAATCGGCAAGCGAAGAAATTCTTCAGAAGCTTCTCCCGAATCTGAACGAAATGCAGTTCGCCGCCGGTCAGGTCGTGTTTGAAGACGGAAGCGAAGGGGACTCGATGTATTTAATTCTTTCCGGCAGTGTGAAAATCTGCAAGGTCACAAAGATGAACGAAGAAGTTGTGCTTGGTATTTTGCACGCGGGAGATTTCTTCGGCGAGCTGGAAATGCTTGATACGCGCCCGCGTTCTGCCCGTGTCAGCGTAATGAGCGACTCGAAGATTGCCGTACTCAACAGAAAAGATTTTAACGTTCTTCTTGATACGTGTCCCGCCTTTGCATACAATCTCCTCCGGATGATGAGTCTTCGCCTGCGGACAAGCAATCAATCGTTCCTGTTACAAGGCGAACATTATTCTCAGGAGACGCTTTACCGTCTCGACAAAATGCACAAACTCATCGAAGCGTCGAAGATTGTCAACTCATCGCTCGATTTACAAAAACTTCTCTCCAACATTCTTCAAACAGCAACCGGCACAACCGCCGCAGACCGCGGAACGCTTTTCATCATTGATGAAATCAAAAAGGAACTCTGGTCGAAAGTGTTGCAGGGAGAATCAACGGTTGAAATTCGTTTGCCCATCGGAAAAGGAATTGCAGGCTTCGTAGCCGCAACCGGCGAGACAATTAACATTCCCGATGCGTACGCCGACTCGCGCTTCAACCCCGAAGTGGATAAAGCGACCGGCTACCGAACGAAAACAATCTTATGTATGCCGATGAAAAACAAGGATGGAAAAATCATCGGTGTGTTTCAGTTGCTCAACAAAGCGAATGCAACATTCAGCAAAGAAGATGAGGAGTTCATTGATGCGCTTTCGATTCACGCCTCGATTGCAATTGAAAACGCACAACTTGCACAGCAAATGGTGCAATCCGAACGGCTCTCGGCAGTCGGGCAAATGGCAAGCACGATTATCCATGATATCAAAAACCCGATGGGAACGTTGCGTGTCTATGCGCAGGTAATCAAGAAAAAATCCATTGATGATGAAACCAAGAAGATGGCAGACGAAATGATTTCGCAGGTTGACCGATTTGTGAAAATGACACAGGAAATTCTCGATTTCACACGCGGCGTCAGTTCGATGAACATTCAGGAGTGCGAGTTCTCCGAAGTGATGGATGCGGTTCTCCTCTTCATTGCAAAAGATTTGACAAAGCGAAATGTTCAACTCGTCCAGAACACCGAGTTCAAAGGAATGGTACAAGTTGATCAGGACAAATTGATGCGCGTCTTCTATAACATTGCTGGCAACGCCGCAGACGCAATGCCGAACGGTGGAACGCTGACGGTCAACACGTTTGAGAAGAACAAACAAATCGCTATCGAGTTTGTTGATACCGGAACCGGAATGCCTGAAGAAGTAAAAGCAAAAATCTTCGAGCCGTTCATGACATTCGGCAAGAAGCACGGCACCGGGCTCGGCATGGCAATCGTGAAAAAAATTATTGATGACCACCACGGCAAAATTGAAATTGACAGCGAGATGGGGAAGGGGACAACGATTCGAATTATGTTGCCAACGGATGCTTCTTAA
- a CDS encoding macro domain-containing protein — MSKLKINKGFLEIVQGDIAEQETEVIVNAANNHLWMGAGVAGAIKRKGGQKIEQEAIMQGPVEIGEAVATSAGTLKAKFVFHAAVMGQDLHTDAEKIKTTTRNTLKLAEEKKISSLSFPALGTGIGGFEIHHCAKLMLTEAIDFLQKTKYVTLIRFVLFDKEAFEAFNEELHLQFSTKRR; from the coding sequence GTGTCAAAACTAAAAATTAATAAAGGATTTCTGGAGATTGTACAGGGGGACATCGCTGAGCAGGAGACAGAAGTAATCGTCAACGCGGCGAACAATCATTTGTGGATGGGCGCAGGCGTTGCAGGCGCCATCAAACGAAAAGGAGGACAGAAGATTGAACAGGAGGCAATCATGCAAGGCCCGGTGGAAATCGGGGAAGCGGTTGCAACATCTGCCGGAACCCTGAAAGCGAAATTTGTTTTTCACGCCGCAGTCATGGGACAAGATCTACACACCGATGCAGAGAAAATCAAAACTACAACACGAAACACTTTGAAACTTGCCGAGGAAAAGAAAATTTCATCGCTCAGTTTTCCTGCGCTTGGTACCGGCATCGGCGGTTTCGAGATTCACCATTGTGCAAAGCTGATGCTCACCGAAGCCATTGATTTCTTGCAGAAAACAAAGTACGTCACGCTCATTCGCTTTGTGTTGTTCGATAAAGAAGCGTTCGAAGCGTTCAACGAAGAACTCCATTTGCAGTTTTCGACAAAGCGGAGATAG
- a CDS encoding nucleotidyltransferase domain-containing protein yields the protein MKIISKELLEEITRRLVEEFQPHKIILFGSHAWGTPNDDSDVDICVIVEQSTEAPARRASRAYRCLRGVRVSKDILVKTRSEFDRYFSVPASLERAVAEKGKLLYG from the coding sequence ATGAAAATCATATCAAAAGAATTGCTTGAAGAAATCACTCGGAGACTTGTTGAGGAATTTCAGCCGCATAAGATTATCCTGTTTGGCTCGCATGCATGGGGAACGCCGAATGATGATAGCGATGTGGATATCTGTGTCATTGTAGAACAAAGCACTGAAGCGCCTGCACGTCGTGCCTCACGTGCGTATCGTTGTTTGCGAGGAGTACGGGTTTCAAAAGATATTCTCGTAAAAACACGTTCAGAGTTTGACCGGTATTTCTCGGTCCCCGCTTCTTTAGAGCGCGCTGTTGCCGAAAAAGGAAAGCTGTTGTATGGTTGA
- a CDS encoding HEPN domain-containing protein: protein MVDAKQELVRNWLTKASHDLEAARTLALSEHPLLDVAIYHCQQAAEKAVKGFLVFHDQPFEKTHDIEELLSVAGEVDQRILQWNEAGEYLTPYVSLFRYPGTTLEPTQREFELALTMADDLFRVICSFLPENVHPPERE from the coding sequence ATGGTTGACGCAAAACAGGAACTTGTTCGAAACTGGTTGACGAAAGCTTCTCACGATCTTGAAGCCGCACGCACACTTGCTTTATCGGAACACCCGCTCCTCGATGTAGCAATTTATCATTGCCAACAAGCTGCAGAAAAAGCCGTTAAAGGATTTCTCGTTTTTCACGACCAACCTTTCGAAAAAACTCATGACATCGAAGAATTACTTTCTGTTGCAGGAGAAGTTGATCAACGTATTTTACAGTGGAACGAAGCGGGAGAGTATCTCACTCCGTATGTCTCATTGTTCCGTTACCCGGGCACTACATTAGAGCCAACTCAGAGAGAATTTGAACTTGCTCTGACAATGGCTGACGATCTTTTTCGAGTGATATGTTCGTTTCTGCCTGAAAACGTACACCCACCGGAAAGAGAGTAA